One window from the genome of Microbulbifer sp. ALW1 encodes:
- the hisG gene encoding ATP phosphoribosyltransferase has translation MQITIALTKGRILKETLPLLAAAGLEPLEDITQSRKLIFATNQENVRLLILRGSDVPTYVQHGAADMGVAGKDNLLEHDDSNIYEPLDLNIARCQLMTAGIKGAALPSGRIKVATKFVQSAKRYYAAQGRQADIIKLYGAMELAPLMDLADEIVDIVDTGNTLKANGLEAREKIADISSRLIVNKASMKMKYGPINALIEQLAQAVKA, from the coding sequence ATGCAGATCACTATTGCCCTGACCAAGGGGCGTATTCTCAAGGAAACGCTGCCGCTGCTGGCTGCTGCCGGTCTCGAGCCGCTGGAAGATATTACCCAGAGCCGCAAGCTTATTTTTGCAACCAATCAGGAAAATGTGCGCTTGCTGATCCTGCGCGGTTCGGACGTGCCCACCTACGTACAGCATGGGGCCGCCGATATGGGGGTGGCTGGCAAAGATAACCTGCTGGAGCATGATGACAGCAATATTTACGAGCCCCTGGATCTGAACATTGCCCGCTGTCAGTTGATGACAGCGGGTATTAAGGGTGCAGCCCTGCCCAGCGGCCGTATCAAGGTGGCCACAAAATTTGTGCAGTCGGCCAAACGCTATTACGCCGCTCAGGGGCGCCAAGCAGATATCATCAAGTTGTACGGCGCAATGGAGCTGGCACCGCTGATGGATCTCGCGGACGAGATCGTGGATATCGTGGATACCGGCAATACCCTCAAGGCAAACGGCCTCGAAGCTCGTGAGAAAATTGCCGATATCAGCAGCCGCCTGATCGTGAACAAGGCCTCCATGAAAATGAAATACGGCCCGATCAATGCGCTGATTGAGCAGCTGGCTCAGGCCGTAAAGGCGTAA
- the hisD gene encoding histidinol dehydrogenase — protein MSDFSIRRLDAGSPEFSESLDRLLAWESVADHQVETVVAEILAQVKARGDAALVEYTNRFDRRNLQGAAEFCLQQSDLQSALERIPAEKRMALEIAAKRVRAYHEHQLQSSWQYQEDDGTILGQQITPMERVGIYVPGGKASYPSSVLMNAIPAKVAGVDEVLMVVPAPDGQLNDLVLAAAAIAGVDRVYTVGGAQAVAALAYGTESIARVDKIVGPGNIFVASAKRAVFGQVAIDMIAGPSEILVICDGKTDPDWIAMDLLSQAEHDEQAQSILLCPDAAFLDAVEVSLQKLLQQLPRNEIANRSIADRGALVLVSDIAQAIEIGNRIAPEHLEVSVDDPEQYLPQIRHAGAIFLGRYTAEALGDYCAGPNHVLPTSGTARFSSPLGVYDFQKRSSIIYCSPQGADTLGRVASTLAKGEGLDAHARSAEYRLAEEIQS, from the coding sequence ATGAGTGATTTTTCCATCCGCCGGCTGGACGCCGGCAGCCCGGAGTTTTCCGAGAGCCTCGATCGTCTGCTGGCCTGGGAGTCGGTGGCGGATCATCAGGTCGAAACCGTGGTGGCAGAAATTCTGGCGCAGGTGAAGGCGCGGGGTGATGCGGCACTGGTCGAGTACACCAATCGCTTTGATCGTCGAAACCTGCAAGGGGCGGCGGAATTTTGCCTGCAGCAGTCAGACCTGCAGTCCGCGCTGGAGCGGATTCCTGCGGAAAAGCGGATGGCGCTGGAAATTGCGGCCAAGCGCGTGCGTGCGTATCACGAACATCAGCTGCAGTCGTCTTGGCAGTACCAGGAGGACGATGGCACCATCCTAGGACAGCAGATTACCCCGATGGAGCGTGTGGGTATCTACGTGCCTGGGGGGAAAGCCAGCTATCCGTCGTCCGTGCTGATGAATGCGATCCCGGCGAAAGTGGCCGGAGTGGATGAGGTTTTGATGGTGGTGCCGGCCCCGGATGGCCAGCTCAATGACCTGGTGCTGGCCGCCGCGGCCATTGCCGGAGTGGATCGGGTGTATACCGTTGGCGGCGCCCAGGCAGTCGCGGCTTTGGCGTATGGCACTGAGTCTATCGCCAGGGTCGACAAGATTGTCGGACCGGGAAATATTTTCGTTGCTTCAGCCAAGCGTGCGGTGTTTGGCCAGGTCGCCATCGACATGATTGCCGGGCCTTCCGAGATCCTGGTGATTTGCGATGGAAAAACCGATCCGGACTGGATTGCCATGGATCTGTTGTCCCAGGCGGAGCACGATGAGCAGGCACAGTCGATCCTGTTGTGCCCGGATGCCGCTTTCCTGGACGCCGTAGAGGTGTCTTTGCAGAAACTGCTGCAGCAATTGCCCCGCAATGAAATTGCCAATCGCTCCATTGCCGACCGCGGAGCATTAGTCCTGGTCAGTGATATCGCCCAGGCGATAGAAATCGGCAACCGAATAGCCCCCGAGCATTTGGAGGTCTCGGTGGATGACCCGGAGCAATATCTACCCCAGATCCGTCACGCAGGTGCAATTTTCCTGGGGCGTTACACCGCAGAAGCCCTGGGGGATTATTGTGCGGGCCCCAACCATGTGTTGCCCACGAGCGGCACAGCGCGCTTTTCGTCGCCCCTGGGGGTTTATGATTTCCAGAAGCGCAGCTCCATCATCTACTGTTCGCCGCAAGGGGCAGATACCCTCGGTCGCGTTGCATCAACTCTGGCCAAGGGCGAGGGGCTGGATGCGCACGCCCGGTCTGCGGAGTATCGGTTGGCTGAGGAAATACAAAGCTGA
- a CDS encoding S1C family serine protease, which produces MSPQRFLQDWAIPAAIGLLVAAALLLAFPHLRTQDQSAPAAGDAQGPISYASAVNLAGPAVVNIFTRKKVSQQRSPYANHPLANHPLYRHWFDKMNQLQQERMAANLGSGVIVNEEGYVLTNYHVIAAAEEIAIVLSDGREAQARIVGSDSDFDLAVLKIDLDNLTAIAVGEPDKTQVGDVVLAIGNPFGVGQTVTQGIISATGRDLSNTGTGSYLLNFLQTDAAVNPGNSGGALVDARGKLLGINTSILNQSGSVGGISFAIPANIALKIMQDIIEFGRVVPGWLGIEAQTLSPQLARSFNLASTNGVIITAIYNQGPADQAGLKPGDVITHINDDPINDGKHGIAAMATLRPGEVVSIIYVRNGEIRTTQATVSERPQSRSRS; this is translated from the coding sequence GTGTCACCACAACGATTTCTACAAGACTGGGCCATCCCGGCCGCCATTGGCCTGCTGGTAGCCGCAGCACTGTTACTCGCCTTTCCGCACCTGCGCACTCAGGATCAATCCGCTCCTGCAGCCGGTGACGCCCAGGGACCAATCTCCTACGCCAGTGCTGTCAACCTGGCGGGCCCTGCCGTCGTCAACATTTTCACTCGCAAAAAAGTTTCCCAACAGCGCTCCCCGTACGCCAATCACCCGCTGGCCAATCACCCCCTGTACCGCCACTGGTTTGACAAAATGAACCAGCTTCAGCAGGAGCGCATGGCGGCCAATCTGGGATCCGGGGTTATCGTCAATGAAGAAGGCTATGTACTGACTAACTACCACGTGATCGCCGCTGCGGAAGAAATTGCCATCGTGCTGTCGGACGGTCGCGAGGCCCAGGCCAGGATCGTGGGCTCCGATTCAGACTTCGACCTCGCGGTCCTGAAAATCGACCTCGACAATCTGACCGCTATCGCTGTTGGGGAACCAGACAAGACACAGGTGGGGGATGTAGTACTGGCGATCGGCAACCCCTTCGGTGTCGGGCAAACAGTCACCCAGGGAATCATCAGCGCTACCGGCCGCGACCTCAGTAATACGGGGACCGGCAGCTATCTATTGAACTTCCTGCAAACCGATGCCGCCGTTAACCCAGGCAACTCTGGCGGTGCCTTGGTCGATGCGCGCGGTAAATTACTGGGGATAAATACTTCAATCCTGAACCAGAGCGGCTCGGTCGGCGGTATCAGCTTTGCGATTCCCGCCAATATCGCCCTCAAAATCATGCAGGACATTATTGAATTTGGAAGAGTGGTTCCCGGCTGGCTGGGTATTGAGGCACAGACGCTGTCTCCGCAGCTTGCCCGCTCCTTCAACCTGGCCTCGACCAACGGTGTCATCATCACCGCCATCTACAACCAGGGGCCTGCCGATCAGGCCGGCTTGAAACCAGGGGATGTGATCACCCACATCAATGACGACCCGATCAACGACGGCAAGCATGGTATTGCAGCAATGGCCACGCTCAGACCTGGAGAAGTGGTAAGCATCATCTATGTGCGCAACGGTGAGATACGCACCACGCAAGCGACGGTATCCGAGCGGCCTCAATCCCGCAGCCGCAGCTAA
- the sat gene encoding sulfate adenylyltransferase: MSLVRPHGSVELQPRFVYDSERHHQLMHEAESLPSIVVSSAAAANAVMLGAGYFNPLHGYMNLADTLSVAETLRTADGLFWPVPVVNMVEDTSAIAGVKRIALRDPNVEGNPVLAIMDVDAIETVTDEQINTIAEHVFGTLDDAHPGVATFKGAGRQLISGSIEVLNFSYFQSDFPDTFRTAVEIRNEFVEHGWSKVVAFQTRNPMHRAHEELCKMALEAVDADGVLIHMLLGKLKPGDIPAHVRDASIRKMVEDYFPKNTVMVTGYGFDMLYAGPREAVLHAVFRQNCGCSHLIVGRDHAGVGDYYGAFDAQTIFDDKVPEGALEIEIFRADHTAYSKKLNRVVMMRDVPDHTKDDFILLSGTKVREMLGNGIAPPPEFSRPEVAQILMDYYQSL, from the coding sequence ATGTCTCTGGTTCGCCCGCACGGCAGTGTCGAGCTGCAGCCCCGCTTTGTTTACGACAGTGAGCGTCATCATCAGCTGATGCACGAGGCGGAGTCCCTGCCGTCCATCGTGGTCAGTTCCGCCGCGGCAGCCAATGCCGTGATGCTGGGGGCGGGTTACTTCAACCCACTGCACGGCTACATGAACCTGGCAGACACCCTGAGTGTTGCGGAAACCCTGCGCACCGCGGATGGCCTGTTCTGGCCGGTGCCGGTGGTAAACATGGTGGAAGACACTTCGGCCATCGCCGGAGTGAAACGCATTGCGCTGCGCGACCCCAATGTAGAGGGCAACCCGGTGCTGGCGATCATGGACGTGGATGCCATCGAGACGGTAACCGACGAGCAGATCAACACCATCGCCGAACACGTTTTCGGTACCCTGGATGATGCCCACCCGGGTGTGGCTACTTTCAAAGGCGCCGGCCGCCAGTTGATCTCTGGCTCTATTGAAGTGCTGAATTTCAGCTATTTCCAGTCTGACTTCCCGGATACGTTCCGTACCGCAGTGGAAATTCGCAATGAATTCGTTGAGCACGGCTGGAGCAAAGTGGTTGCTTTCCAAACCCGTAACCCGATGCATCGCGCCCACGAGGAGCTGTGCAAAATGGCCCTGGAAGCGGTAGATGCGGACGGTGTGCTGATTCACATGCTGCTGGGTAAGCTGAAGCCCGGTGATATCCCCGCACACGTACGCGACGCTTCCATTCGGAAAATGGTGGAAGATTACTTCCCGAAAAATACCGTGATGGTTACTGGTTATGGCTTTGACATGCTCTACGCCGGCCCGCGGGAAGCGGTGCTGCATGCGGTGTTCCGTCAAAACTGTGGCTGTAGCCACCTGATTGTTGGTCGTGACCACGCCGGTGTGGGTGACTACTACGGCGCTTTCGATGCGCAGACCATCTTTGATGACAAGGTGCCGGAAGGTGCGCTGGAGATTGAAATCTTCCGTGCGGACCACACTGCTTACTCGAAAAAGCTGAATCGCGTGGTGATGATGCGCGATGTGCCGGATCACACCAAAGACGACTTTATTCTGCTGTCGGGTACCAAGGTCCGTGAAATGCTGGGTAACGGCATTGCGCCGCCTCCGGAGTTCTCTCGCCCGGAAGTTGCCCAGATCTTGATGGACTATTACCAGAGCCTGTGA
- a CDS encoding YhcB family protein, translated as MHSTSILILVGVAGLALGALLAFLATRSRQNIDRTQELELRLKEANTKLEDFQLQVNEHFDQTAQLVHNLTQSYRDVHEYLANSAMRLSSQDIGRQMLEAGSGKLSDNDDNLRVLPPRDWAPKEPGAKGTLSEDFGLDKEQTAPTPAPTAEVVNR; from the coding sequence GTGCACTCAACTTCGATTTTAATTCTGGTCGGCGTCGCCGGCCTCGCCCTGGGAGCCCTGCTGGCCTTCCTCGCTACCCGCAGCCGCCAGAATATTGACCGCACCCAGGAGCTGGAACTGCGCCTGAAGGAAGCCAATACCAAACTGGAAGACTTCCAGTTGCAGGTCAACGAGCATTTTGACCAAACTGCACAATTGGTTCACAACCTGACCCAGAGCTATCGCGACGTGCACGAGTACCTCGCCAACAGCGCCATGCGACTGTCGAGCCAGGATATCGGTCGCCAGATGCTGGAGGCCGGCAGCGGCAAATTGAGCGACAACGACGACAACCTTCGAGTGCTCCCCCCCAGAGACTGGGCCCCTAAAGAGCCGGGCGCCAAAGGCACCCTATCTGAAGATTTCGGCCTGGACAAAGAGCAGACAGCGCCAACGCCCGCGCCGACGGCAGAGGTGGTGAACCGTTAG
- the zapE gene encoding cell division protein ZapE, translating to MEQRQSAPPRMTPMQRYERDLQRPDFVADPAQKAAVAELQDLYDRLLADRRKGGFVGSLRRIWRKPSGPETGLYFWGGVGRGKTYLMDAFFEALPLERKQRTHFHRFMRDVHRQLKALAGEKNPLEKVADRIAERALVLCFDEFFVSDITDAMILANLLQALFERGVTLVATSNIVPEGLYKDGLQRARFLPAIALLQEHTKVINVDNGVDYRLRALEMAELYHSPLDAGADASLEQSFGNLMVEGCEVREVVKLDIEGRPIVANRVADDVAWFEFTELCDGPRSQNDYIELAREFHTVLLANVPRFDERMESQARRFINLIDEFYDRCVKLVISAAEPVESLYGGRQLRFEFERTVSRLQEMQSREYLARPHRPE from the coding sequence ATGGAACAGCGCCAGTCTGCGCCCCCTCGTATGACACCCATGCAGCGCTATGAGCGCGATTTGCAGCGCCCGGATTTTGTTGCTGACCCGGCGCAGAAGGCGGCCGTTGCCGAATTGCAGGATTTGTACGACCGCTTGTTGGCCGATCGGCGCAAGGGCGGTTTTGTGGGCAGTTTGCGGCGCATCTGGCGCAAACCGAGCGGGCCGGAGACGGGGCTGTATTTCTGGGGGGGCGTGGGGCGGGGCAAAACCTACCTGATGGATGCTTTTTTTGAAGCGCTGCCCCTCGAGCGCAAGCAGCGGACTCACTTTCACCGGTTTATGCGCGATGTGCATCGGCAATTGAAGGCGCTGGCCGGGGAAAAGAACCCGCTGGAAAAAGTCGCCGACCGGATTGCGGAGCGGGCGCTGGTGCTCTGCTTCGATGAGTTCTTTGTCTCCGATATCACCGATGCCATGATCCTGGCAAATTTGCTGCAGGCGCTGTTCGAGCGGGGGGTTACCCTGGTGGCAACGTCCAATATTGTGCCTGAGGGACTATATAAGGATGGCTTGCAGCGGGCGCGCTTTCTGCCCGCGATTGCCCTGCTGCAGGAGCACACCAAAGTAATCAATGTGGATAACGGAGTCGATTACCGGCTGCGCGCACTGGAGATGGCGGAGCTCTACCATTCTCCACTGGACGCGGGGGCAGATGCCAGCCTGGAGCAGTCGTTCGGTAACCTGATGGTGGAAGGTTGCGAGGTGCGTGAAGTGGTAAAGCTGGATATCGAGGGGCGGCCGATTGTTGCCAACCGTGTGGCGGATGATGTGGCCTGGTTTGAATTTACTGAGCTTTGCGACGGTCCCCGCTCGCAGAATGACTATATCGAGCTGGCGCGGGAGTTCCACACGGTATTGCTGGCGAATGTGCCGCGTTTTGATGAGCGCATGGAGAGCCAGGCGCGCCGCTTTATTAATTTGATTGATGAATTCTACGACCGCTGCGTCAAATTGGTTATTTCCGCGGCCGAACCGGTGGAGTCCCTGTATGGCGGGCGCCAATTGCGGTTCGAGTTTGAGCGCACCGTAAGCCGCTTGCAGGAGATGCAATCCCGGGAATATCTGGCGAGGCCGCACCGCCCAGAGTGA
- the rplM gene encoding 50S ribosomal protein L13: MKTYSAKPEAVTRDWYIVDAADKTLGRISAEIASRLRGKHKPEYTPHVDTGDYIVVINAEKVRVTGNKAKAKIYHSHSGYPGGLKSISFEKLIDKAPERTIQSAVKGMLPKGPLGRAMFKKLKVYKGSEHPHAAQQPIELSI; encoded by the coding sequence ATGAAGACTTACAGTGCCAAGCCGGAAGCGGTAACTCGCGACTGGTACATTGTTGACGCTGCCGACAAGACTCTTGGTCGTATTTCCGCCGAGATCGCTAGTCGTCTGCGCGGCAAGCACAAGCCTGAATACACCCCACACGTGGATACCGGTGATTACATCGTTGTGATCAATGCGGAAAAAGTTCGCGTGACGGGCAATAAGGCCAAAGCCAAGATCTACCACAGCCACTCCGGCTACCCTGGTGGTCTTAAATCCATTAGCTTTGAGAAGCTGATCGACAAGGCGCCTGAGCGCACTATTCAAAGTGCAGTAAAAGGCATGCTTCCGAAAGGTCCTCTGGGCCGCGCCATGTTCAAGAAACTGAAGGTGTATAAAGGTAGCGAACATCCTCATGCGGCCCAGCAGCCGATTGAACTGTCGATCTAA
- the rpsI gene encoding 30S ribosomal protein S9, protein MATTQYYGTGRRKTSTARVFIAQGEGQISVNGRTLDEYFGREVARMIVRQPLELVDMVEKFDINVTVKGGGSFGQAGAIRHGLTRALMQYDESLRQPLRAAGFVTRDARAVERKKVGLRKARKKPQFSKR, encoded by the coding sequence ATGGCAACTACTCAATACTACGGTACCGGCCGCCGCAAAACCTCCACCGCTCGTGTATTCATTGCGCAGGGTGAAGGTCAAATCAGCGTTAACGGTCGCACTCTCGACGAATACTTCGGCCGTGAAGTGGCGCGCATGATCGTGCGTCAGCCGCTGGAACTGGTCGACATGGTCGAAAAATTTGACATCAACGTCACTGTAAAGGGCGGCGGTTCCTTCGGTCAGGCGGGTGCTATCCGTCACGGCCTGACTCGCGCTCTGATGCAATACGACGAGTCCCTGCGTCAGCCGCTGCGTGCAGCCGGCTTCGTAACTCGCGATGCACGTGCCGTTGAGCGTAAGAAAGTCGGTCTGCGCAAAGCGCGTAAGAAGCCGCAATTCTCCAAGCGTTAA
- the petA gene encoding ubiquinol-cytochrome c reductase iron-sulfur subunit: MSDDGVNVGRRRFLTAATSVVGGAGAVGVAVPFVASWNPSAKAKAAGAPVKYNIGKLEAGQMVTVEWRGKPVYVVRRTQETLDNLVKVDPLLRDPKSAESNQPAYVDPENRAIKAQTLVLVGLCTHLGCAPMYRPEVGATDLGGSEWMGGFFCPCHGSKYDLAGRVYKGVPAPTNLDVPPYSYESDDVIVIGVDQEGAA, encoded by the coding sequence ATGAGTGATGACGGTGTAAATGTGGGGCGTCGTCGATTTCTGACCGCTGCTACCTCTGTTGTGGGTGGCGCAGGTGCGGTCGGAGTCGCAGTACCTTTTGTCGCCTCCTGGAATCCGAGTGCCAAGGCGAAAGCTGCCGGCGCGCCGGTCAAGTACAATATCGGCAAGTTGGAGGCGGGCCAGATGGTCACCGTAGAGTGGCGAGGCAAGCCGGTCTACGTTGTGCGCCGCACCCAGGAGACGCTGGACAATCTGGTCAAAGTGGATCCGCTGCTGCGTGATCCCAAGTCTGCTGAGTCCAATCAGCCTGCGTACGTCGATCCCGAAAACCGTGCCATCAAGGCTCAGACTCTGGTTCTCGTCGGCCTCTGTACCCACCTGGGTTGTGCTCCGATGTATCGCCCGGAAGTTGGCGCGACCGATCTCGGCGGCAGCGAGTGGATGGGTGGCTTCTTCTGTCCCTGTCACGGTTCAAAATATGACCTGGCCGGCCGCGTCTACAAAGGTGTTCCCGCGCCGACCAACCTGGATGTGCCGCCTTACTCCTATGAGAGTGACGACGTGATCGTAATTGGTGTAGATCAGGAGGGCGCCGCATGA
- a CDS encoding ubiquinol-cytochrome c reductase, with translation MNWLTALGDWVDQRLPIYRAWDTHMGKYYAPKNFNLWYFFGVLSMLVLVNQLLTGIWLVMSYNPSAEGAFASVEYIMRDVDMGWIIRYLHSTGASAFFVVVYLHMFRGLMYGSYKPPRELVWIFGMCIYLVLMAEAFMGYVLPWGQMSYWGAQVIVSLFGAIPAIGEDLVQWIRGDYLISGITLTRFFSLHVIALPLVLVLLVVLHILALHEVGSNNPDGIEIKKNKDANGVPLDGVAFHPYYTVHDLVGVAVFLFAFCVVVFFFPEMGGFFLEYANFEEANPLKTPEHIAPVWYFTPFYAVLRAVTIDIGPLTAKFLGLVAMGAAIAVLFVLPWLDKSPVKSIRYKGALPKLLLLVFAAIFIILGYLGVKSPTPGRNFLAQVATLFYFAFFVTMPIWTNPTTRKTMASWIVSGVFGVLFLWMALVNWKASLFVCVLSLVFAAFFAALPWLTNRDVVHPEPSRVTSPSGSKSFIVLVGGIIAVLLMTFVPIKAVGAESSVELDYINIDLNDKPSLQRGAKYFVNYCMGCHSANFSRWERVATDLGIPNELMTEHLVLGDDKIGDLMEIAMKPDDSKVWFGATPPDLTLVARARSPEWLYTYLRSFYKDDGRPTGVNNKIFPNVGMPHVLMELQGLPECAPGPKRDHGKVVRDELGNPIMDADCGSLKVDKVKGSMSGEEYDQAVYDLVNFMEYIAEPMAETRKRIGFYVLAFILVFFIFAWLLNREYWKDIHH, from the coding sequence ATGAACTGGTTAACCGCATTGGGGGACTGGGTCGATCAGCGCCTGCCGATTTATCGCGCGTGGGACACCCACATGGGCAAGTACTACGCGCCCAAGAACTTTAACCTCTGGTATTTCTTCGGTGTGCTCTCCATGCTGGTTCTGGTGAACCAGCTGTTGACCGGCATCTGGCTGGTAATGAGCTACAACCCTTCCGCAGAAGGCGCCTTCGCCTCCGTTGAATACATCATGCGCGATGTGGATATGGGGTGGATTATCCGCTACCTGCACTCCACCGGTGCCTCCGCCTTCTTCGTGGTGGTGTATCTGCACATGTTCCGCGGCTTGATGTACGGCTCTTACAAGCCGCCGCGGGAGCTGGTGTGGATTTTCGGTATGTGTATCTACCTGGTACTGATGGCAGAAGCCTTCATGGGTTACGTACTGCCCTGGGGTCAGATGTCCTACTGGGGGGCCCAGGTGATCGTATCCCTATTCGGGGCCATTCCGGCAATCGGTGAGGACCTGGTGCAGTGGATTCGCGGTGACTACCTGATTTCCGGTATTACCCTCACGCGCTTCTTCTCTCTGCATGTCATCGCGCTGCCACTGGTGCTGGTACTGTTGGTGGTGCTGCACATTCTGGCGCTGCATGAGGTGGGTTCCAACAACCCGGACGGCATCGAGATCAAGAAAAACAAGGATGCGAACGGTGTGCCGCTGGACGGCGTGGCCTTCCATCCGTACTACACCGTGCACGATCTGGTGGGCGTAGCGGTGTTCCTGTTTGCCTTCTGTGTGGTGGTGTTCTTCTTCCCGGAAATGGGCGGTTTCTTCCTCGAGTACGCAAACTTCGAAGAGGCGAACCCGCTGAAGACTCCGGAGCACATTGCGCCGGTCTGGTACTTCACCCCGTTCTACGCAGTTCTGCGTGCGGTGACCATTGATATCGGCCCGCTGACGGCGAAGTTCCTCGGCCTGGTGGCCATGGGCGCCGCAATTGCTGTCCTGTTTGTACTGCCCTGGCTCGACAAGAGCCCGGTAAAGTCCATTCGCTATAAGGGCGCGTTGCCGAAGTTACTGTTGCTGGTGTTCGCTGCCATCTTCATCATCCTGGGTTACCTGGGTGTGAAGTCTCCGACTCCTGGACGTAACTTCCTGGCACAGGTAGCGACCCTGTTCTATTTCGCGTTCTTCGTGACCATGCCGATCTGGACCAATCCGACGACTCGCAAGACCATGGCTTCTTGGATTGTGAGTGGCGTATTCGGCGTGCTGTTCCTGTGGATGGCACTGGTGAACTGGAAAGCGAGCCTGTTTGTGTGCGTGCTTTCGCTGGTCTTCGCCGCCTTCTTTGCGGCGCTGCCCTGGTTGACCAACCGCGACGTGGTGCACCCGGAACCGTCCCGTGTAACCAGCCCCTCTGGCAGCAAGTCTTTCATTGTGCTGGTGGGCGGTATTATCGCGGTGCTGTTGATGACCTTCGTGCCGATCAAGGCCGTAGGTGCGGAAAGCTCCGTAGAGCTGGATTACATCAACATTGACCTGAACGACAAGCCGTCGCTCCAGCGTGGTGCCAAGTACTTCGTCAACTACTGCATGGGTTGCCACAGTGCCAACTTCTCCCGCTGGGAGCGGGTTGCCACGGATCTGGGTATCCCGAATGAGCTGATGACCGAGCACTTGGTGTTGGGCGACGACAAGATCGGTGACCTGATGGAAATCGCGATGAAGCCAGACGACTCTAAAGTCTGGTTTGGTGCCACCCCGCCGGATTTGACGCTGGTGGCCCGCGCGCGCTCTCCGGAATGGCTTTACACTTATCTGCGCAGTTTCTATAAGGATGACGGTCGCCCCACCGGCGTGAACAACAAAATCTTCCCGAATGTGGGTATGCCCCATGTTCTGATGGAGTTGCAGGGCCTTCCTGAGTGCGCCCCTGGCCCCAAGCGTGATCACGGTAAAGTGGTGCGCGATGAGCTGGGCAACCCGATCATGGACGCCGACTGTGGCAGCCTGAAAGTGGACAAGGTGAAGGGCTCAATGAGCGGCGAGGAGTATGATCAGGCGGTCTACGATCTGGTCAACTTCATGGAATACATCGCTGAACCCATGGCAGAAACCCGTAAACGCATCGGTTTCTACGTGTTGGCGTTCATCCTGGTATTCTTCATTTTTGCCTGGCTGCTGAATCGCGAATACTGGAAAGATATCCATCATTAA
- a CDS encoding glutathione S-transferase N-terminal domain-containing protein, with translation MGVPTNKRSSMTFFSDGRCHFSHRVRIVLAEKGVSVDIIDVDPDDKPAELADLNPYNSLPTLVDRDLVLFETKVMMEYLDERFPHPPLLPVYPVARAQSRQIMHRIERDWCPLVDKILAGGKDVAAARKELRDSLAGIAPMFTDLPYFFNEEFSLVDCCMAPLLWRLDQLEIALPKTKQIKPLQDYMDRLFAREAFQQSLTEYEREMRA, from the coding sequence ATGGGTGTGCCGACTAACAAGCGCTCCTCTATGACCTTCTTTTCCGATGGTCGTTGTCACTTCAGTCACCGGGTACGTATCGTATTGGCGGAAAAAGGTGTTTCCGTCGACATCATCGATGTCGACCCCGATGACAAGCCCGCAGAACTGGCTGATCTGAACCCCTACAACTCCCTGCCGACCCTGGTAGATCGCGATCTGGTGCTGTTTGAAACCAAGGTCATGATGGAGTATCTGGACGAACGTTTCCCGCATCCGCCACTGCTGCCGGTGTACCCGGTTGCCCGCGCCCAGAGCCGTCAAATCATGCACCGCATCGAGCGCGACTGGTGTCCGCTGGTCGACAAGATCCTGGCGGGTGGTAAAGATGTTGCGGCAGCGCGCAAAGAACTGCGTGACAGCCTGGCGGGTATCGCACCGATGTTCACCGATCTGCCTTACTTCTTTAACGAGGAGTTTTCACTGGTGGATTGTTGCATGGCCCCGCTGTTGTGGCGCCTTGATCAGCTGGAAATTGCTCTGCCAAAGACCAAGCAGATCAAACCTCTGCAGGACTACATGGATCGCCTGTTTGCCCGCGAAGCCTTCCAGCAGAGCCTGACCGAGTACGAGCGCGAAATGCGCGCCTGA
- a CDS encoding ClpXP protease specificity-enhancing factor, with product MTSNRPYLLRAFYEWITDNKCTPYLLVDTHLNGVLVPQQHVNEDGQIVLNVSESAVAGLTMDNYAIRFNARFGGVPTDIQVPVGAVVGIYARENGQGMVFEPEETPEPPEPTPPTTLKKPAKKPSLRVVK from the coding sequence ATGACCTCCAATCGCCCGTATCTGTTGCGGGCGTTTTATGAGTGGATTACCGACAACAAGTGTACGCCCTACCTGTTGGTGGATACTCATCTGAACGGTGTGCTGGTACCGCAGCAGCATGTCAATGAAGATGGCCAGATAGTTCTGAATGTGTCCGAGTCCGCAGTAGCGGGGCTGACCATGGATAACTATGCTATTCGCTTCAATGCCCGCTTTGGTGGTGTGCCCACGGATATCCAGGTGCCTGTGGGTGCTGTAGTGGGTATATACGCCCGTGAAAATGGGCAGGGGATGGTGTTTGAGCCGGAAGAAACCCCGGAACCGCCAGAACCAACGCCGCCAACAACCCTCAAAAAGCCGGCCAAGAAGCCCTCTTTGCGGGTCGTCAAATAG